One genomic segment of Gemmatimonadota bacterium includes these proteins:
- a CDS encoding sigma-70 family RNA polymerase sigma factor, producing MLTILFRPFEGSGMREDALTDEALVDAARDGCEDAFRTLVERYEGRVASVVIRMLGNTPEAEDAGQETFIRFYRGLRGFRGQASVGTYLTRIAINLSLTELKKRRRRSIFVPFTPPGREDDTPEPEYADPAASAEYDDTADRIQAALNRLKPEFRSVIVLRLIEGYSTKETAEILGLPVGTVLSRLRRSQEKLKRMLISSNRELVHETV from the coding sequence ATGCTGACCATATTGTTCCGGCCATTCGAGGGAAGCGGGATGAGGGAAGACGCCTTGACGGACGAAGCACTGGTCGACGCCGCCCGCGATGGGTGCGAGGACGCCTTCCGCACCCTCGTGGAACGATACGAAGGCCGCGTGGCGTCCGTCGTGATCCGCATGCTGGGGAACACTCCCGAAGCCGAGGACGCGGGGCAGGAGACTTTCATCCGGTTCTATCGCGGCTTGCGAGGATTCCGCGGTCAGGCGTCAGTCGGCACCTACCTGACGCGGATCGCCATCAACCTCTCGCTCACCGAACTCAAAAAACGCCGGCGACGTTCGATCTTCGTCCCCTTCACACCGCCGGGCAGGGAAGACGACACACCGGAACCGGAATATGCCGACCCGGCGGCCAGTGCCGAATACGACGACACGGCCGACCGGATTCAGGCGGCGCTGAACCGATTGAAGCCCGAATTCCGTTCCGTGATTGTACTCCGGCTGATAGAGGGCTACTCGACGAAAGAAACCGCCGAGATCCTGGGCTTGCCCGTCGGGACGGTACTGTCCCGCCTGAGGAGGTCCCAGGAGAAACTGAAACGCATGCTTATTTCCTCTAACAGGGAGCTTGTCCATGAAACGGTCTGA